A portion of the Meriones unguiculatus strain TT.TT164.6M chromosome 11, Bangor_MerUng_6.1, whole genome shotgun sequence genome contains these proteins:
- the Gdf9 gene encoding growth/differentiation factor 9 has translation MALPSSFLLGFCCFAWLCFLTSLSSQASRQESQTGASTNLESEADPWSLLLPVDGTERPGLLPPLFKVLSDRGGETPKPRPDSRALYYMKKLYKTYATKEGVPKPSRSHLYNTVRLFSPRAQQAQAPSNEAAGVVPTVDLLFNLDRVTAMEHLLKSVLLYTLNSAAPSSTVTCVWDLVVKEPRPSGKAPPRVPYSFTLKKHRWIEMDVTSLLQPLVASSERSIHLSVNFTCTKDEAPEDGVFKVPLSVPPSLILYLNDTSAQAYHSWHSVHSTWRPSPRPGQHSAEAAQVERSPRHRRGQKATGAEAKKPVLTASFNLSEYFKQFLFPQNECELHDFRLSFSQLKWDNWIVAPHRYNPRYCKGDCPRAVRHRYGSPVHTMVQNIIYEKLDPSVPRPSCVPGKYSPLSVLTIEPDGSIAYKEYEDMIATRCTCR, from the exons ATGGCACTTCCCAGCAGCTTCCTGTTGGGGTTCTGCTGCTTTGCCTGGCTGTGTTTTCTTACTAGCCTCAGCTCTCAGGCTTCTCGGCAAGAATCACAGACTGGAGCCAGTACAAATTTGGAGTCTGAGGCAGACCCCTGGTCCTTGCTGCTGCCAGTAGATGGGACCGAGAGGCCGGGCCTCTTGCCTCCCCTCTTTAAGGTCCTATCTGATAGGGGCGGTGAGACCCCCAAGCCACGgcctgactccagagcactctaCTACATGAAAAAGCTCTACAAGACATATGCTACCAAGGAGGGGGTCCCTAAACCCAGCAGAAGTCACCTCTACAACACTGTCCGGCTCTTCAGCCCCCGTGCCCAGCAGGCGCAGGCTCCCAGCAATGAGGCGGCAG GAGTCGTGCCCACGGTGGACCTGCTGTTCAACCTGGATCGGGTCACTGCCATGGAGCACTTGCTCAAATCAGTCTTGCTCTACACTCTGAACTCAGCCGCTCCCTCCTCCACTGTGACCTGCGTGTGGGACCTTGTGGTAAAGGAGCCCAGGCCTTCCGGCAAGGCTCCTCCGAGAGTGCCATACTCCTTCACCTTGAAGAAACACAGATGGATCGAAATGGATGTGACCTCCCTCCTCCAGCCCCTGGTGGCCTCCAGCGAGAGAAGCATTCACCTATCTGTCAACTTCACCTGCACCAAAGATGAGGCCCCAGAGGACGGTGTGTTCAAAGTGCCTCTGTCCGTGCCCCCGTCACTCATTTTATACCTCAACGACACCAGTGCGCAGGCCTATCACTCCTGGCATTCCGTCCACTCCACCTGGAGGCCTTCACCTCGTCCTGGCCAGCACAGTGCGGAGGCTGCCCAGGTGGAAAGGTCTCCCCGGCACCGTCGAGGGCAGAAGGCCACCGGCGCAGAGGCGAAGAAGCCGGTCCTCACCGCGTCCTTCAATCTCAGCGAATATTTCAAACAGTTCCTCTTCCCCCAGAACGAGTGCGAACTCCACGACTTCAGGCTGAGTTTCAGTCAGCTCAAGTGGGACAACTGGATCGTGGCCCCTCACAGGTACAACCCTAGGTACTGTAAAGGGGACTGTCCCAGGGCCGTCAGGCACCGGTACGGCTCTCCCGTGCACACCATGGTCCAGAATATCATCTATGAGAAGCTGGACCCCTCGGTGCCCAGGCCTTCGTGCGTGCCCGGCAAGTACAGCCCCTTGAGCGTGTTGACCATTGAACCTGACGGCTCCATTGCTTACAAAGAGTACGAGGACATGATCGCTACTCGGTGCACCTGCCGTTAG
- the LOC110548775 gene encoding cytochrome b-c1 complex subunit 8, with translation MGREFGNLARVRHVISYSLSPFEQRAFPNYFSKGIPNMLRRTRERILRVAPPFVLVYLIYTWGNQEFERSKRKNPALYANDK, from the exons ATGGGCCGCGAGTTCGGGAACCTGGCGCGGGTGCGGCACGTGATCTCCTACAGCCTGTCGCCCTTTGAGCAGCGCGCCTTCCCCAACTACTTCAGCAAAGGCATCCCCAACATGCTGCGCCGCACTCGAGAGCGCATCCTGCGCGTGGCGCCGC CATTTGTGTTGGTCTACCTGATCTACACATGGGGCAACCAGGAGTTCGAGCGGTCCAAAAGGAAGAATCCAGCCTTGTATGCAAACGACAAGTGA
- the Leap2 gene encoding liver-expressed antimicrobial peptide 2 — MRKADRCQPIKGNKNWPLAFRLQHLPSANMLQLKLFAVLLACLLLLGQVSGSPVPELSPAKRARRMTPFWRGVSLRPIGASCRDDSECTTRLCRKRRCSLSVAQE, encoded by the exons ATGAGAAAGGCAGATAGGTGTCAGCCTATAAAAGGAAACAAGAACTGGCCCCTGGCTTTCAGGCTCCAACATCTTCCTTCTGCCAACATGTTACAGCTCAAACTCTTTGCAGTGCTCCTGGCTTGCTTGCTGCTGTTGGGCCAG GTCAGTGGCTCCCCAGTACCAGAGCTGAGTCCAGCAAAGAGAGCCCGGAGAATGACCCCGTTTTGGAGAGGGGTTTCCCTGAGGCCCATTGGCGCATCGTGCCGGGATGATTCGGAGTGTACCACAAGACTATGCAG AAAAAGACGCTGTTCCCTAAGTGTGGCTCAGGAGTGA